CTAAATTCAACCACCGGTTCAACGCAAATTGAAATGGACCCTAACGATGCAAATATTTTATTTGCGGCCATGTGGGAACACCTGGAAGGCCCTTGGGAGAACGCCAAATTTTCCGGTCCTAACAGCGGACTCTACAAATCCACGGATGGCGGGGAAACCTGGCGAAAAATAGAAAAAGGGTTACCCGGAGCGGAAGAAGGTCTGGGCAGGGTAGGGGTGGCGCTATCGGCCAGCAATTCCAAACGCCTCTATGCCACGGTGGATGCCCAAGAAAAGGGCGGGGTGTATACCAGTGCCGATGCCGGTGAAAGCTGGAGCCTGGTCACCACGGAAAACCGATTGTGGGGCCGGGGGAGCGACTTCGCCGAAATAAAGGTGCATCCCAAGGATGAAAATACAGTGTTTGTAGGCAATATTGCCTCCTACAAATCCGTAGATGGCGGTAAAACGTGGACCTCCATCAAAGGTGCCCCGGGCGGGGACGATTACCATAGGATATGGATCAATCCCCTGCATCCGGAAATCATGCTGTTTGCCGCCGATCAAGGTGCGGTAATCACGGTCAATGGGGGAGACACGTGGAGTTCTTGGTACAACCAGCCCACGTCACAATTGTACCATGTGACGACGGACAACCAATTTCCGTATTGGGTGTACGGAGGCCAACAGGAAAGTGGCGCCATTGGCATTGCCAGTAGGAGCAATGGGGGACAAATCTCGTTCCGGGAATTTGTAGGCGTAGGTGCCGATGAATATGCCTATGTGGCCCCGGACCCTTTGGATAATAACATCGTGTATGGGGGTCGGGTGATTCGATTCAATAAAAAAACGGGGCAATCGCAATATGTGGGTCCCGAAGTATTACGTTCCCGGGATTTCCGATACCTACGTACGATGCCTTTATTGTTTCATCCGGCCGATGATAGCATGTTGTTATTCGGTACGAATGTGATTTGGAAAACCCATAACGGGGGACAGCATTGGGAACAGATCAGTGGCGACCTCACCAGAGCCCAACCCGAAGTGCCCGCCAGCGTTGGGGATTACAAAACCGAGGCAATGGAAAACATGCCGCAGCGTGCCATCGTGTATGCCATTGGCCCTTCGCCCTTGGATAAAGATATTATTTGGGCCGGTACGGACGACGGACTCATTCATATGACTCGGGACGGGGGCAACACCTGGACCGACGTAACACCGACCTCGATTACTTCCTGGGATAAAATTTCACAGATCGATGCGGGGCATTTTGATGCGGGAACCGCTTATGTGGCCGTAAATGCGATTCGGAAGGACGATATGCAACCCCATATCTACAAGACCCACGACTTTGGGGAAACCTGGGAGGAGGTCGTTACGGGGATGAATCCCTCCGGACCGGTCAACGTGGTGCGGGAGGACCCGAAACAAAAAGGTTTGCTGTTTGCCGGAACGGAGCGTGAGGTCTATTTTTCGGCCGATGACGGGGCATCATGGCAATCGCTCCGAATGAACATGCCCGCATCTTCCATTCGGGATTTGGTGGTGCATGAAAACGATCTGGTCATTGGTACCCACGGTCGCTCCATTTGGATCTTGGACGATTTTAGTCCGCTGCGGGAATTGGCAAGTCTATCCGACCAAAACGCCTATTTATTTTCGCCCAGCGATGCCTATCGGGTTCGGTTCAATATGTTTAGCGACACGCCACTGCCTCCGGAAGAACCTACGGGACAGAATCCGCCGGATGGCGCCCTTATCGATTATTATTTGGGTGCCGATGCCCAAAAGGTGGAACTCAACATCTTGGATTCGAAAGGGGAATTGGTCAACAGCTTTTCCAATGCCGATAGTGCGGAAGTGTTGGATACGACCCAAATGCAGCATCCCACGTATTGGATACGTCCGTTCAAAGGATTGTCCGGCGAGCCCGGCCACCACCGTTTTGTTTGGAATCTACGGTATAAAGAACCTCAGGGCGCCAATCGTGCCTTTGCCATAGCCGCGGTACAATATGATACCCCCAGCGGACCCGAAGGGCCTTTTGTAGCGCCGGGAACGTATACCGTCCAACTGAAGGTGGATGGGGAGATGCTAGAAAAAAGCATCACCGTAAAACTGGACCCACGCTCCGAAATGAGCGAGGAAGCCTTGGGCCTTCAAACCGACCTGTCCCTGCAAACTTATACCGATTATGGGAAACTGCAGGGGATTCGGGAAGCGATAGATGCCAGCTCGGCAAAGGGCAAAAAGAAGGAAAAGCTGCTGGCCTTTCGAGGCGAGAGAGCCCCTGAGGATGGCGATTTGATCTATGGCAGTATCTATGCTACAGAACTGGAGGATGAAACGCTTGTCGGACTCCAATCCAAATTACTCTTTCTTTTGAACGTGCTACAGAAAACCGATGCCCGACCCACGGTCGCCACGCAGGAAGCCGCAAGACAGTTACATACACGTGTAGGGGAGATGGTAGCCCTTTGGGAATCGAAGTACAAATAAGTCGGCAAGGAAGCCGTTAAACGTTAAAAATCATAAAAATCCTTGGCTTGATTTGGTGTTTTTTTACTTTGGCGGAAACCTTCAAATGTGCTAGCGAAAAGACGACAATTACCCCAAAAACCTACGAACGATACCGAACGGTTTATTTACTGTTTGGAAGCGGTCGATGCTATTGAAACGGACACGGTTACGGAAGTACAAAAAAATCTCGAGCAACTGGCCATACAGTATGGCGTGGCGAGTATCTATCAAACCTGTGATACCATTGAAGGGCTGGAAGATAGTCTCAATGCCCTCGTCATGGACGACCACCATTTTAAGGATTATGAAATCATCTATCTGGTGATGACAGGGGAGGCCAATAGTGTTTGTTTAAATGGCTACTACTATTCCTTACAGGAAATCGCGGAAGTGTTCGAGGGACGGCTACGTGGGAAAATCTTGCATTTTTCCAATGCAAAAGTGCTCGACCTGGACGAGGAGGAAGCCCAGTATTTTTTGGATATCACCAATGCCAAGGCGGTTTCCGGTTATGGCAATGCATTTGACGGAATAAGCAGCTCCCACCTAGATAAGGCCTTCTTTAACCTGTTTAAGGAGGAAGATGATATGTTCGAGGTGGTGGAAGAACTGCATCGCAGGCATTACGATGCCTGTAAGATCCTGGATTTTAGGTTGTATTATTAATACCAGGTAGTGATATCTTATCCCTGGTATTTCAAGCGATTTACTGGTTTCCTTAGTTTTCCTTGCGCTCCCTGCGGTCGTCCCGGCGTTCGCGACGGTCTTCCCGCAGTTCGTCTTTATCCTCCCTAAGTTCCTCTTGGGTCTCCAACAGGTCATTGTTCATGGTAGTGATAAACTTTTCGAGAATGCCGTTTCCAAGCGTCTCATCGGCTTTGGCGCTTTCGTGTAGGGCCTTTTGGTTTTCCAATCGGACTTCTAATTCGTTACGGTCGGCTACATCGTCCCGTTTGTCGCGTCGGTCGTCGCGGGTATTCCTTCGGTCGCGGCGTATATCCCGTCTGTCATCCCGAGTGCCTTCGAACGTTCTGCGATTGCTTCTATTCTCCCTTCGGTTGGTTCCCTTTTCCAAGGAACTTTGCACGACTTCCCGCTTTGCCCGGGCTACTTTTCCCTCGGTCTGTTGGATTTCCCGCTCCATGGCGTTTAGTATTCCCTGCCGATACTTTTGGGCCAGTTTCGTATCGCCAATTTCAAGGGCCGTCTGGAATTCCAAAACATCGGCTTTAAAGCTTTCCAATTCTTTGGTGTCACGTTCCAATTGCGCGCTCCCCATCTTAATCTGTCGGTGGTCCTGAACAGTTTCCTTGGTATTCTGTGCCGAGGCAAAAAGGGTCGTTACTAGTATAAGGGTCGCAGCAAGGTATTTATTTGTTTTCATTGTTTTTATTTTATCGGTGTAACCTGTTTATATATTCTATTTTTTAAATACGGTAAGTTGTAATGGAGTAGGGGGTTAATTGATTACTGCATTGATCTTCTCCCAAAGCGCATTGTCAAATCCCGATACCGCGAAATTGGGATTTTCCGGATCCGAAGCATTGCCCATACGTATCACCACCATTTTTTTAGTGGGATCCACGTAGATACGTTGATCCTTGGCGCCCATGGCCGCTACCATGTCGGAAGGAGCATTGGGAACCAAGGAACCCTGATACACGTTTTGTTGGCTAGGAACCATATACTGGGTTTTTCCGTTCAACCACCAAAGATACCCGTAAGACGGATTTATATTTTGGGAGGAGGTCACACATTCCGTAAAAAAGGAGGTGTCGATGATCTGCTCCCCGTCCCATACGCCGTTATTAAGGCTCAACAGCCCAAACCTGGCCATACTTCGGGTAGTGCTATGGAAAATGGTAAAGATCGCACCTTCGTTCCAAAACCCGTCCATGCCAATTTTCGACTTAAGATTGGCGTTGAAGTAGGTTTCAAAATCGGATGCACTGGATTCCGCGACCACATCCATCAATTTTTGAAAAACGTTGCCATAGGCCCATCGGGAACCGGCATCGGCCACATAAGTAAGGTTGGATTTTACGACCAATTGCTTGGTATCGTCAATGCCCGAGGTCATCGTGAGCAGATTCCGTACGGTAATCAGATTTTCCTTTTCCAGGTCCATATTGGTCCAGTTTTCCCCTAAATAGTCGGACACCTTGTTATCGATATCGATTAGTCCGTTTTGCTGTGCGATTCCCGTGGTGGCGGACACCAAGGTCTTTCCGGCACTGTTCCATTCCCAAGGCTCTTGGGCCGTATGGCCGTCAAAATATTCCTCCATAACGATCCTGCCGTTGACAAGGATCATAAAGGATTTGGAATTGGTCTGGATGAGAAAGTCTTTTAAGGCGTCTATTTGGGACTCGTCCCATTGCAAACTGCTGGGCGTTGTGGTTTCCCACGTACTTCCAATGGGTGGAAAATACATGGTTGGGTCGGGTTCCTCAATGGGTCCATCGTCCGAAGTTGAACAGCCTACCACAATACTCAGTAGTAGTACCAAAAACAAATATGGATATTTCATAGCCTTCTTTTATAATTGCTGTTGCTTCAATGTCTCGCTTCCGAATTTCTAGATGCATTTTTCAAGCATATCCCTAAAAATCCTTATGGGAATAACGAGTTAGAAGCAATAGCTATAACGTTTGGACGTTCGGTTTGTTGTATGGGGTCTAGGGTGATTTCTCCAAAAATTTTAGGGGCAAAGTGGGTATTAGTTACGACCCTTACATTGTGCTAAGAGTTATTGAAAAACTGGTTAGGTGAGCACAAGCCAACGGGTAGAAGGGTAGTACATGTGATAAGGTTAATACATAGTTAACCTATTAAAATTTATATTTTTTATTTTTACGTCCATCAATTTTTCCTTGATGACCCAAAAATCGATAGCCGTACTTCCTTTTGTCAATATGAGCAATGATATTGACAATGACTATTTCTGTGATGGGATTACCGAGGAAATCATCAATGCACTCACAAAAATCAACGAGCTTAAGGTAATTGCCCGCACCTCCTCTTTTGCCTTTAAGGGAAAGGATATTGATATTCGGGAAATAGGAGGGCAATTGGGCGTCAACACAGTTCTTGAGGGAAGTATTAAAAAATCCCGGGAACGGGTTAGGATAACGGCACAATTAATAGACGTTGCGGATGGAACGCATTATTGGTCCAAAAAGTTCGACAGGGAATTAACGGATATTTTTGATCTGGAAGATGAGATTAGCCTGGCCATTGCGGATGAAGTCCGTAACAATTTTGGACATTTTGAGGTGCAAGACCATTTAATAAAGCAACCCACCACCAATGTAAATGCCTATCAATTGTTCTTAAAAGGGCGTTCATTGCAATTAAAATGGACACCTGAAAGCCTTAACAAGGCCATAACCTATTATGATCAGGCCATTGCCTTGGATAAAAATTATGCGAAAGCCTATTATGCCAATTTACAATGCTATGGCTTATTGGCCATGTGGGGGTATATGCCCTACCAAGAAGCTATGGATTTGGCCATTGGCAATCTTTTGATCGCAAAAGAAATAGACACCTCCTTACCCGAATACCCACATTCCTTTGTGGGGAAGTTTTTTTGGGGGGAATGGGATTTCAAAAATGCGTACATTCATATCAATAAAGTCTTGGCCATTAATCCGAATCACATCGATGGGTTGGAAGCTATGGCGGAACTGTTCATTGCCCTTGGCTTTTTTGACGAAGCCTTAGTATATGCTAATAAACTCTTGGATGTAGACCCACTTTCGGCTAACAATCATTACACTTTTGCCCATATCTGCTATTATCAAGGTCAATTTGACAAAGCCTTGGAAGGTGTAAACTATGCCCTAACCCTTAATCCGGAATTGGCCTTAGCGCATCATTTAAAGTGTTTTTGTTTGATATGGCTAAACCAAGAACAGCAGTTTGAAGAATTTATAAAAGACACACCACTAGTCGAAGAGAAAAAATGGTTGTTCCGACTTATCAATGAAAAGCCTGTTGAAGTCCCGGAGGAAATTGTATCACGATGGACAGCTAGTGAAAGCAACGAAACCATGCTAGTTCCTTATGATTTGTATATTTTGAGTAATTCCAACCATAAAGCGTTAGGTTTTTCCCGTTTAAAGGAAATGACTGACCGCAGGCGTGGCCAAATCATCAATTACAGGCAAGAACCTTTTTTGAAACCCTTACACGGAATGGTAGGTTTTTCGGATTTGCACCATTCCAACCTGTGCCTTTCGGATATTACATCCCCCGTGGACGAGGAAGAAAAATCAACACCTACTATTTTGGATACTTCCCAAATAGAGGCCTTAAAAGAGGAACTGCTTACCTATTTTGAGGAAGAGGAACCTTTTCTGAATCCGCAATTGAGTTTAAAACTCGTGGCCGATGTCCTAGGGTTCAACACCAATAAAATATCCTACCTGATCAATACTGCCTTTGATCTAAATTTTAATGACTTTGTAAATTCATACCGCCTAAAACGTTTTAAATCCATTGCTCTGGACCCTAAAAACTCACATTTGACCATTCTTGGATTGGCCTATGACAGCGGTTTTAATTCTAAAAGCGTGTTCAATACCTATTTTAAAAAAATAGAAGGTATAACCCCTAGGGCTTGGATTAAGACCAATTCATGATTCATCTTCCTTAGTTCGTTTCAGATTATAATTCAGAACGATTGATTTGTACTTACCGTCAATCTTTGCATCAAAATTATAAATCAAAAAACGAACAATTATGACTACTCTACACAAATTCTTTCTCCCATTTCTAGTAATCACTGTACTACTTTTTACATCTTGCTCCAAGGAGGACGACACCACTTTACACAATCCCAACGACACGACACTCGAAAATGTTCTCACCGGTATCGGGTTTCAAGGATATGCCATTGTCACCAAAAACGGGAAGGACTTGGTACGCCAGGGTTTTGGATGGGCCAATCAAGACACGGAATCACCCCAAGGTGATAACCTAGGGTACCGAATAGGTTCGGTTACCAAAACACTTACTGCAGCGGCGGTAGTACAATTAAAACGTGACGGGTTGATCCAAAGCTTTGATCAAACCTTGGATGAATTTGATACGGAATTCCCGAATGGTGATCAAATTACCATTGCCCAGTTACTATCCCATCAATCCGGTATACCAGAGTATCAACTACTGGCTGAAGGTGCTTACGAACAAGGGGAAACCTTGGATGAAGGCACTATTTATGACCTTATCAAGGAATTGATCCTTGAAAATGGACTAGATTTTACACCAGGGTCCAACAAAGAGTATTGCAACTCAAACTATCTCATTGCAGCCTTGTTGGTCGAGCAGGTATCAGGGATGCCCTATCACGAATATGTGCAGCAGAAAATTTTCAATCCGTTGGGGATGTCAGAATCCTACAAAGGGACGGATGAGATTGACAGCGATACCCATGTACAGGGTTATTTGAACGGAAGTCCTAACAGTTCGTATCCTATGGACATCCCTTTTGGGGCAGGCGATTTCAGTAGTACGCCAAGCGATATGGAAACTTGGACCAATGCCGTAAAAACGGATTGGTTTACCGAAGCTGAAAGGACAGAAATATTTGCCAAAGATGTTCCAAGTGGCTATGTGGATTTTGGCTTGGGATGGTTTACCACACAAGAGGGCAGTACCACCATGTACTGGCACGGTGGCGATATTAATGGCTATTGGAGTATGATCGGTTTTATACCGGAATATGATGCTACGATTGTACTGTTAAGTAATCAGCAAGACGATACGGGAACGCAGCGCAACACCATTATAGAACACCTATTGACCACAGCGTTTAATTAAAAACATTTCAATTATAGAGACATGAAAAAATTAGTAGTATTATTTGCCTTGTATGTATTTTGTACAAATCCAGTTTTTAGTCAGCAAGACTATGAAGTTAAGGTCATAACAAGTGTAGAATCTATTGTTTCCAGCGGATTGGGCCGATCACGTATGCTTTCTTCCAACGATGATAGGGACTACAAAGAATTCACTTCTGAGCAAACAGAAGACGACAATACCCGGAATACCTCAAAGAGAAAGGACATTAGGGTCAAAAACTTTGAGGAAACGAAACTGTTGAACTTTTACAATTTGGGCGGAATACGCTTTCAAAATATTGTAGCGAACGATGCCTTGATTTCATCAAAACTGACGGACATGCTTACTGAAGGTTGGGATCTGGTATTCGTAACCAGTGCCGTGGAAAGTGACGCAGGCAGAAATGACGATAATGGGATTTTTATAACCCGATATATTTTTAAAAGAAAACTGGACTGAAAAACCCTTTAAATCTTTATTAGTGATGAAACATACCAACGTATTATTGGCAGGCGCTACGGGCTATTTGGGTGGTTTCTTTTTGAAAGTCCTCATTGAAAGGAAAAATCAAGTCGTAGCCATTGTGCGCAATCCCGATAGCTTGCAAAATGACCATGAGAATTATTTGGAAATAAAGCAGGCCCAAGTAACACGACCTGAAACCTTACGGGATATCTGTAAGGGCATTCACACTGTTATTTCTACCGTGGGCATCACCAGGCAGAAAGACGGTCTTACCTACATGAATGTAGATTATCAGGCCAATATGAATTTGTTGGAAGAAGCTAAAAAGGCGGGTGTAAAGCACTTTGTGTATGTGTCCGCCATTAACGGAGACAAAAACCGCCATCTAAAAATCCTTGAAGCCAAGGAAAAGTTTGTGGATACTTTGAAAGCTTCGGGATTGCATTATACCATCGTACGGCCGAATGGTTTTTTCTCGGATATGAAGGATTTTTTAGAAATGGCGAAATCGGGACGTGTTTATTTGTTCGGTTCTGGCCATCAAAAATTCAATCCTATCCATGGCGATGACCTGGCAAGGGCCATTTTAGCTACCTTGGATGATAGTAACAAAGAACTGACTATTGGAGGTCCGGATGTTTTAAGCTTGAATGAAATAAGTGAACTTGCACTAAAAACCTTGAACAAGCCCGTTAAAATGGTGCATTTGCCGGATTGGTCCAGAAAACTGACCATTTGGTTTTTGCGAACTTTTACCAGTGTCAAAACCTATGGACCCATCGAATTTTTTCTCACCTTAATGGCAGAGGATTGTATTGCCCCCTGTTTTGGGACCCATCATTTGGAGGATTTTTACAAGGAAGTAGTTCAAAACAATATCGAACCAAAATGAAAAAAATAAACATTTTTGGAAGAACTGCGCTGGGTATTGTAATGGCCTACGTTCTATTTCACATACTGATTTTATTGCAACTCATCCCATCCCATGTGGTTTGGGGAGGAAAAATAATGGAACCCAAAACGATCCTAATTTTAGAATGGGTAGCACTTTTGGTTATGCTGTTTTTAGGCAGTTTGATTTTAATGAAAGCCAAAGTAATTCGCTGGAAATGGCAAGAGAAAACCCTAAATAGATGGTTATTGGTGTTTTCCGTATATTTTGTGCTCAATACCCTTGGTAATTTACTGGCGGAAACTATTTTTGAAAAAGCGCAAGCCCTGCTTACCCTTATTTTAGCGCTAAGTTTATTTAAAATGGCCAAACGTTATCCATGAAAGCTCCTGACCTAAATACCCGCTTCCCCTTACCAAACTACGATATGCTTTGTTTTCTGAAAAACATTGTTACAAATCCGAATATCATTGTTGGGGATTATACCTATTACGATGATTTTGAAGATGTTGCCAACTTTGAAAAAAACGTAAAATACCATTTTGATTTTATTGGGGACAAGCTCATCATTGGGAAGTTCTGTATGATCGCCTCCGGTGCTACGTTTATTATGAACGGGGGCAATCATTTAACAGAAGCTACATCGGCATATCCTTTTGCCATTTTTGGGGGTGCATGGCAAAACGCCATGGAGGGCAAAGACTATCCTACAAAAGGGGATACCATTATCGGCAATGATGTTTGGATAGGTCACGGGGCAACGATCATGCCGGGAGTGCATATTGGCGATGGAGCAATCATTGCCACAAAGGCGGTGGTTACAAAAAATGTAGCGCCTTACACCATTGTGGGTGGTAATCCTGCAAAACCAATTAAAAAACGCTTCTCCGAGGCTACCATTTCCAGGTTGTTGGAACTACAATGGTGGAATTGGGATATAGAAAAAATCACCCAAAATCTAGGGAAACTCACCAGTAATCCAGAAGCGTTGTTTTAAAAACTTACATGGTATGTTCCAGACGGCTTAACACTGAAAATGTTAAGCCTTTTTTTGTGCATCTAATTTTTCTTTTCCCGATACAAAAACCTAAAAAAAGAAGGGAAAACAAAAAGGTTTGGAATCATAATTCAGGACGATACGCCTTCCCATGTACAGTTTCTTTGCCTCATCAATTCATTACAAATCAAAAACGAAAATTAAAAACACATTACAATGAAAAAACTATTCATCATCGGTCTGACACTTTGTACGTTAAGTGTTTTTGCTCAAAGTAACAAGGAGTCTATATTGAGTAATGATTCCGATTATACCTACAGGGTGAGCTTTCCTGCCATCATACTAGGTAATATTGGTAAAGGAGGCGAAAGAACCAATACACAACATATTGAGCTTCATGTGAAGCGCGAATTGGATTCCAAAAACATCATCGGTGTAAAATTCGCTACTTGGAGATTGTTTCAGCCCATGGGCATACAGTGGTGGGATGGACTATTGGATAAAATAGATTCCGAAAGTGAATTCTATCCCGGCTACCTACGTGAAACGGGTATTGGGATTTCATACCAACGCATGCTCTGGAAAGGATTGTTCGCTACGGTAGAAGTGCTACCGCAATACAAAACCTATCTAGACCTGAACAATGAAAAAATAGCCAACGGATTCAAGCTCTACACGTCTTACCATTTGGGTTATCATATTGCTTTCGGAAAAAAGAAGCGCCTTTTTATTGAGCCCCAGGTCCATTTTCAAAATTGGATGTTCGATACCAATACCCCGGACGCCTTTAAACAATTGGACAATAAATGGAAATCCTATTTCCTGTTTGAACCGAATCTGTACGTTGGAATCAAATTTTAAAGACAATCCCAAAGTGATACAGTCCTCTATGGGGCATCAAGTAAGACTTTGGATTATAGTGACTTAACGAACATTTTTTTAGCTATAACATCATGAAATATCTATTAGCAGTAATTTGTATTGCGCTATCCGCTACTTTATTCGCGAAGAGTCCTAGGCTGGATTCAACACGTGTGGATACCACCCAATTTGTGAAAATTGGGGGCAGTAAGCAATTCATCAGTATAAAAGGGAATAAAAGCAAGCCCCTTATGCTGTATTTACATGGTGGACCTGGAGCGGCGAGCTCATCCCACAGGGAACAAATCACCCATATTCTGGAAGAACATTTCTTGGTGGTCCATTGGGACCAAAGAGGGTCAGGAAAATCGACGCTCGGTAATTTAAAAGCGCCCACCCTTTCGATTATGATACAAGATGCCGAGGACATCTTGGAATATCTATTGGAAACGTTTCAAAAAGACAAAATGATAGTGGTAGCCAATTCTTGGGGAACCGTTTTAGGGTTCCATTTGGCATCAAAATATCCAAATAAAATAACCTCATTGGTGGCCATTAGTCCCGTAATAGATAATCAAAAAAGTCAAAACGCGACCCAAGCCAAACTGATAAAACACTACAGGGCACGGAACAATAAGGAGGCCATTGGGCAACTTAAAGCTGTACATATACCTTATGAAAATGTTGAGGATATGGCAGTTCAATTTAAATGGATCAGTGATTTCAAGGGAACTCCCATTCCAGAAAATGAATTTGGTCAATACATGAAATTCTTTAAAGAATGGGAGCCACAATGGATGCCCCTTTATAAAGAACTGTATAGCATTAAGGCATTAAAGCATCGAACCCTTTTTAAAATTCCCGTATATGTATTCATAGG
Above is a window of Maribacter algicola DNA encoding:
- a CDS encoding alpha/beta fold hydrolase; the encoded protein is MKYLLAVICIALSATLFAKSPRLDSTRVDTTQFVKIGGSKQFISIKGNKSKPLMLYLHGGPGAASSSHREQITHILEEHFLVVHWDQRGSGKSTLGNLKAPTLSIMIQDAEDILEYLLETFQKDKMIVVANSWGTVLGFHLASKYPNKITSLVAISPVIDNQKSQNATQAKLIKHYRARNNKEAIGQLKAVHIPYENVEDMAVQFKWISDFKGTPIPENEFGQYMKFFKEWEPQWMPLYKELYSIKALKHRTLFKIPVYVFIGEDDLTTGFELTQKFYKKLEAPKKQLFRLKNVGHQIPMYKSVEMQNLIYNVMAKANK